TTTTATTTATAAACAGATAAGCATGAACAATACAATACCCAACCACACGATTGTACATCAGATTTCCCACAAACATAATTTGGGAAGGAACACTTCCTCAAAACTGTAGAAGAAAGTATTTGCTTCCAAGTCTTCCTGGTTTTAAAACATTCCGACCAATATGATGTCATTGCAATAACAGTGAAGGTGGAAACAGCCTGGCACAGTAAATGGAAATGTTCCAGAAAAATAAATCTGTAAAATTAAGGAATTGCTATTTATGCACTTTCCTGAAATAATCATTAACATGGCTCAAAGGGTTGACCATATAAATAGGTACAGTAACATATTTTACAAACTTGTTATagtctatatatttatatctatgaCTGTCTGATAATATTGAGTACAGTATTTGATAATCACTTGTGAGCTGCTTAACATCTGTAaaggttttttttgcaaatttaagCTGGCCACTATTCACAggatggggataacttgctaatgtgcaccaccactccatttatttcaatgggaccagtggAGATAGACGAgcgctgtggataggggataacttgtttctCTAATGGCGTGCTGCCGCTGCTTATCCTGCTAACATACTGCTGGGGCCATGGTCAGTCGCCGCATTAGTCCACTCACTGCATGCTACGTCCTTCCCTCTGCCTGGTCTCTAGCCTCAGCCTGTAGGGCTCCTACGTGTTTCCGTACCCCGATTTATAGAGCCAGCGTACACTCCACTAATGGTTCTCCCCACCAATCTTCTAGTTTTATTTGACATCCACACCCAAGTGTAGATGCCTTAGCAATATAGTTTCACTCCAGTTGTGACAAAGCTCCAGTTTGTGTGTTCTCTGGTTAAGACTTCTGCTTCATTTTGACTATGTTTGACTTCTGTACTCAGGACCTCAGCTACGTTTTTGGACCACGCTATGGTCTGCAGCCTGCCCTGACCCACCACCTGTTATATTGTGTTGAACGTCCTGCAGCCTGCCCGACCTCAGCTTATCTTTGGATTACATTtgtgttcacaccctcaggtactgCACTTCGGACTTGTGTAGCATCAGCAGGCCCACTACTAAGACTATTTCTGCAAATAATAGCCTGAAGACGCAGCAATGAAGGCCAAATCCTGCTTAGAGGGCTCAAGGGTGAAAACTTGAGTTCCTCAAGTGTTGCCTCCAGATATAGCCCAAAGCAAAATCTGTGTGTCACAAGATGGCTCCACATCTGTCTCTCTGACAATTTTTAATTGAACAACCCCTTGAAGAAATATATATCCCTTGCTTTGGTGTTGCTTAATCTTCTTTATTATTATCAAGGGTCTCCTACCATTCTGCGTGACGTATTCCTTGTGTAAATGCGTTGTGCAGTTGAAGAAACCAGAGAACTCTGATCAGCATGGATTTCATGACTGTTTAGTTTAGGCTGCAATTGAAGGTCTATTGGGAGAACATCATGGAGGTTGTGTgtattttttgcatatatttagtCTTTTGAATTACAATATATCTTTAAGGATCTTTCCTACAGTCAAGTTGGTGGAGGGTTAGAAAGACAAGCTTGAATCAATAGTAAACCTATCATAAATAATACTTTAGTTTTctgaagttttttttccccctctgctGACCCTCACAATTTTTGTAGTGATGTTGTGAAACTCTGCAGAGCATCTTTAAATGAAGTCAATAAACCTACACCCAGTTCCTTGCTGGTCTCTTCAATAGCAGAATCATAACTGCCAAAAAGTGGGGTGACAGCTGATATATCTTCTCGAGCAGCTTGAACCAAAATGCATTGTACAGACTCTTTGACCATGTTATATTTTTGATTATCAAATTTTACAAGAGTTGCTTCATCGAGGGGGTAGTTGACATCAGGAGGATAGCAGTCTTTTGGTACTGGAAACTCCACATACTTCAGCATGGGCAAATTAACAAGAACTCTGAATATTCGCCTAACACTTATAGATGTCACAGGATTCTGGAGGAATTTAAATTCTTTGAGTTTGAGGCAATGCACCAAGCCCATCTCCATTACATGGATATTCATATCTCCAATATCACATTCCTCCAAAACTAGAGTCTTCAGTGTTGATGAAGCTTTTTGGAGAAGTTTAAAGAATGTTGATGGGAAGAGTTCTGTTATATTGTGACCACTGAGATCCAGGACTTCCAAATGTTCAGCATGGAGGCTGTTTGCCAAGTATGCCATATCTATCTGATTCAGGGAACAATAGCCTAGttcaagaactttcagtggggTCTTCAAGGGGCTGAAAAAGAAACCATAGATAAATAATAGATAATTCCTAAGGGAGCAGCGGGATTTGGCTATCCTTGAACTAAGTAATGTGGATTATCGGTGATGCTTATAATACATTCTGTATAGTACTCAGTCTCCAAAGAAACACAATGGCGAAGATTACTTTACTGCTGCCTCCTCTCATATATGCAGTTTGTCCGCCCTAGAACTTATGCTGAAGGCACTCCCTACCCTAAGGAATATTCTTGCACACCTTAAAGTTTTCCTTTTGGGGACAGCTGGACAACATTCCCCCAATAGTTGCATTAATAGTtgctttaaaataacaaaaagagctgtacttacccatcctctacTGCAACTATCCAGCACTAGACCCCCATTATGGTCcctgtgtttgttgtgacagatgatatcaccagaagtcaggtgaccactgctgcATCAACACCCGTTCTTCTGGCATCAACGCTTGCATCTTGGGCGCCCTGATGCCAAGAGTTCAAAACAGTGATGCTGCCAAAACAGACACAGGAACCTTGACAGAGGTGCAACACTGCATGGTGACAGCAGATGAGTAAGTACAACTCttcttgttattttaatgcagctagAGCTATTTTGGGAATGTAGTCTCGTAATCGGGCAaaccttaaagggaacttgtcaccagttTCATGCTGCCCAAGCTATATAATTTGAAGTTGGACAAAGAACAGAGCTCCCGAGTCACAGGCGTTGGCCTCTCCCTAACCTGATCATCTAGAGTGACAGCTCCTCCTGCTgtttgtgtataggaagagagcCATAACTGTAGATAATTGGGGTGGAAAGCACAGTTCTGACTCAAATGTCAAAATTTGTTTATTCTGCAATGCCGCAGCACCATGGAATTCTGGGCTGCGTAGATACGCCGCagctacggccatgtgaatgggtgaaAAAACGGGAGATTTATTAGCCGCGACTTGGTCGTGGCTTTCTCTCATTCATGCGAAAATTGCAAAgctcttgtgaaagagcccttatgatgcaaaataggccacgtcactaaggggttaataattattAATCCACTTATAGTTGAAATCACATCAGTGAATTAATATAAGATGACTGCTAGTAACAACATCCGCTAGGGCAGACATTTCTGCCGGATCATGCTCCGTCTTGTGTGACTTTGCAGGTtgagtccttaagaggttaatattaatgatattgtaaataATATAGTTATTTCTGCTTCACCATTACTTTTACTTGGACCTTAAAAATACCAAATTTGCCCCCTAATACAAAGTCAGAATTGCTCTCTTTACTAGCAAGACAGATAATAAACCCTGAAAATCATATTCCCCAACCTTTTCTTGTAGCCAACACCAATGGGACACTGACGTCTATGAATGGGGCTCACACAGGGGCTGCCATAATGTCTATCAAATCAGACTTTAGATTTGATTCAGGATCCAGGAAATATTTGGATTAATTGCATAAAGAAACAGTTTTGTTAATTTTGAGATATATGAAATGTACCTGAGCAGCTTCCTCAGCCTTCCTGTAAGTGTAGAGAAAGAAATACTTAGTTCTGTCAGATGGACCATGTTGCTTAGTTTTTCTCCGATGGTACTTAATAAAGCATCATCCTCTGGAGTATGATGGGTAACATTGAAAGTTCTTGCTGGCAGGGTGAGAGATGTAAGTTGAAGGAAGCCGAGATTGTTTAAAAGTACCTCAAGGTGGTAAGATTCTAATCGGACATTGTGAACTATTTCTAACTTGTGGATAGAATTGGGCTCAACAAGTCTTAAAATATAAAAGAGCTTTCTCAAGGCTAAATTATCTGCCCTAAAATCAACACATCTTATCTTCAGGGGGCAGTGACATCGCATCAGTAAAGCTTGCACCACAAGTTCATAGTTCTTCTCCGTGACAAAGAGGTTGAAGCAAATATCAATGTCGATGTCAAATATTGAAGGACCAGAATCAAGTTTCTGCATCTCTAGCAGAAGTTCGAAACAAAGCTGGGAAATCATTTCTGTTCTTGCCCATCTTCCCAATGACTTCTTACATCGGCACGGTTGAAATTCAATGTCTTGAATTGCTGTCAGATCTACAACTTTAAGTCTTTTGGAGTAAGTTGTTGAGGGATTCACTACATAGTTCTTCAAACCCTTTAAACAAGCTGACAAGCTACGTCGGCATGCCCAGTGGCTGATATCTTCAGGGTAGTCTAGTGTTTTGCCTAGTAGCTTGCCAAAGTTGAAATCTTGCTGAGGCCAGTTCTCAAGTAACATCGTAATTAATTCCTCTTTTTCATGCAAGTAACAAGCCTTCAGTAAGAGGGGGTACAGATTATGTGCTACACTCCTGATATGCCCTTTTGCATATTCCTGGTTGGCTATAAAAGCCTCTGCCCCGATAAATCTCAGTGTCTTCATGTTGTGTCTGATCATTTGCCTTCCTGTCGGGGTCAGTGTGCTTAACAGCTCTCTGGAGCTCACTGTGTCACCATGCTTTATTTTTAGTTGCAGCTGACACTGGAATTTGCTAGGAGATGAAAACCTCCAACCACACGTCAGTCTCACTTTTATAAGTTGGTTTGTCAGCTATTATTTCTGTTGCGCTTATTCTGTTGCGCTTACAGAAACTAGCACACAGCTCCCTGTGCAAAGAATGGGAACCATTACAATTTACAACAcattcagaaagtcttcagaccctttaacttttttatgttttattatgttGTGGATGTGtgcaaatttaaagaaaaaaaagtcaggtttTTCCCATTAATCTGCACTCAACACCCCATAATAACAAAGTGAAAGcagaatgttttttgttttttttttaattaaaaactaaaccatttctaacattttgcattgacataagcgcTCAAACCCTTTGGTATGGCATTTCAAACCTAGCTCTGTAGGGTcttccatttctcttgatcatctttgagatgtttctacaccttgattggagtcatctTTGGTAAATCCAGATGATTGGACAGAATTTTAAAAGACAACCCTCTCCACCTGTTTATATAAGTTCTTCTAGGTTACAATGCATAGCACAGCCAAAATCAAGCCATGAGGAGAAaactgcctgcagagctcagacaggATTGTGTCGAGGCACAGATTTTCTCCTCTCACCAAATTTAACCTTCCAGGTCAACCCTCCCTCATCTTCTCGTGGTTTGAAGTCCATACCCTACGACTCTTCTGACCACTGTTCCTGCATGTCACATCTACCGGCCCCTGGGTCCCACCCGCCGGTTCTTGGACCATTTCGCCGCCTGGCTCCCGCATTTCCTATCATGCGAACTCCCAACCAATCCTCAGTGACTTCAACATGCCTACTAACGACCCCATCTCATCTGCTTTCCGGCTTTTAATGCTCACCTCAGCCTATCTCAACTCAGACTCACCCACTCACAGAGACACCAACACTCTCAACCTAATTTTCCTCCACCTCTGTGATGTCTCCCACCTCACTAACTTCCCCCTCTCACTCTGACTACAACCTCTTCTCCTCTATTAGGTAACCTAGCATCTCCCCAGATCCTCCcacctatcgcacctctaggaaccttcAGCTCATCCACACCCAGCAGTTTGCAGAGACCTCACAGTCTTCcttgtcccccatctctctcctctcatgccccaacctggctgccaaaCATTACACCACTGCCCTCAGACACGTCCTGGATAAAGTGGCACCCCCGTGACCCAAGCCGCCCACCGGAGACCATGAGAATTTTGTCTCACGTCCTAAACTTGCTTCATCCAGCAAATTCAAACAGCCCACAGGCTTCACCCACTTCAActttatgctcaaaacctacaaccttgccctacaccttgccaaacaagtttatttcacctccctcgtctcctcactatcaaaCAATCCCAAATGACtcaacaccttccactccctcctcagcccaaaAAAATAGCTGcccacttcaaagaaaaaaaaacacgaacaCACGAAAACATCCACAAAGAAATCTCCCAACATTACACGGCTAACCCCAGTCTCGGTCTCTTTAGCACTGCATCAGCCACTCATTGACTAACT
Above is a window of Eleutherodactylus coqui strain aEleCoq1 chromosome 3, aEleCoq1.hap1, whole genome shotgun sequence DNA encoding:
- the LOC136620866 gene encoding leucine-rich repeat-containing protein 14B-like gives rise to the protein MIRHNMKTLRFIGAEAFIANQEYAKGHIRSVAHNLYPLLLKACYLHEKEELITMLLENWPQQDFNFGKLLGKTLDYPEDISHWACRRSLSACLKGLKNYVVNPSTTYSKRLKVVDLTAIQDIEFQPCRCKKSLGRWARTEMISQLCFELLLEMQKLDSGPSIFDIDIDICFNLFVTEKNYELVVQALLMRCHCPLKIRCVDFRADNLALRKLFYILRLVEPNSIHKLEIVHNVRLESYHLEVLLNNLGFLQLTSLTLPARTFNVTHHTPEDDALLSTIGEKLSNMVHLTELSISFSTLTGRLRKLLSPLKTPLKVLELGYCSLNQIDMAYLANSLHAEHLEVLDLSGHNITELFPSTFFKLLQKASSTLKTLVLEECDIGDMNIHVMEMGLVHCLKLKEFKFLQNPVTSISVRRIFRVLVNLPMLKYVEFPVPKDCYPPDVNYPLDEATLVKFDNQKYNMVKESVQCILVQAAREDISAVTPLFGSYDSAIEETSKELGVGLLTSFKDALQSFTTSLQKL